Proteins from one Crocosphaera sp. UHCC 0190 genomic window:
- the rbsK gene encoding ribokinase: MMSIIIFGSINMDLVVQTHRLPQPGETVTGDHFLTLGGGKGANQAVATARLGASTYLVGRVGGDSFGQELLASLNNFGVNTQGVFIDKNSSSGVAMINVETGGENTIIVVPGANGKVEQSDVHRLNNILPKTSLLLLQLEVPLEAVQSAAIAAKKFGVTVMLDPAPVPDNFPDRFYPLIDIITPNQTEAARLVGFEITDQEKLNQAVNIFLEKGVKIVIIKLGEKGAFYGTEKERDFVKPFAVKSVDTVGAGDGFNGGIAAALDRGLPLKEALKWGAIVGALTTTKEGAQTALPDFKMLENCLNE; encoded by the coding sequence ATGATGAGCATTATTATTTTTGGTAGTATTAATATGGATCTGGTGGTTCAAACCCATCGTTTACCCCAACCAGGAGAAACCGTAACAGGGGATCATTTTCTGACCCTAGGGGGTGGAAAAGGAGCTAATCAGGCAGTTGCAACCGCGCGACTGGGTGCATCAACCTATTTGGTGGGACGGGTTGGCGGTGATAGTTTTGGACAGGAATTATTAGCTAGTTTAAATAATTTTGGAGTCAATACTCAAGGGGTTTTTATTGATAAAAATAGCTCGTCAGGGGTGGCAATGATTAATGTGGAAACAGGGGGAGAAAATACGATAATTGTTGTTCCTGGGGCTAATGGTAAGGTCGAGCAATCTGATGTGCATCGTCTTAATAATATTTTACCTAAAACCAGTCTTTTATTGTTACAGTTAGAAGTTCCTTTAGAAGCCGTACAATCTGCGGCGATCGCGGCTAAAAAGTTCGGGGTAACAGTGATGCTTGATCCGGCCCCTGTTCCTGATAACTTTCCTGATCGTTTTTATCCATTAATTGATATTATTACACCCAATCAAACAGAAGCTGCTCGATTAGTAGGTTTTGAAATAACTGATCAAGAAAAGCTGAATCAAGCTGTTAATATTTTTCTCGAAAAAGGGGTAAAAATTGTCATTATTAAACTAGGGGAAAAAGGAGCATTTTATGGGACAGAAAAAGAACGAGATTTTGTTAAACCTTTTGCTGTTAAATCCGTTGATACTGTTGGGGCAGGAGATGGCTTTAATGGAGGAATAGCAGCCGCTTTAGATCGAGGTTTACCCCTCAAAGAAGCCTTGAAATGGGGGGCAATTGTGGGAGCATTAACCACCACAAAAGAAGGCGCACAAACTGCATTACCAGACTTCAAAATGCTGGAAAATTGTTTAAATGAGTGA
- a CDS encoding dihydroorotase, producing MTQLLIRHARILLPDGEFFLGDVLVRQGKIIEVASEISETNLNTIIDARGLTLLPGVIDPQVHFREPGLEHKEDLFTASCACARGGVTSFLEMPNTLPLTTTQAILDDKLDLAAQKCLVNYGFFIGATPDNFPDLLTANPTCGIKIFMGSAHGALLVSREQELEPIFAQGSRLIAVHAEDQARIIQRRQEFAGITDPAIHSQIQDETAALNATKLALKLSKKYQRRLHILHLSTGIEAEFLRQDKPSWVTAEVTPQHLLLNTDAYEKIGTLAQMNPPLRSPENNQILWQALLDGVIDFIATDHAPHTLEEKGKGYPNTPSGMPGVETSLPLMLTQAMTGKCTVAQVSHWMSTAPAKAYKIPNKGLIKSGYDADLILVDLDNYHPVLREELQTKCGWSPFEGWNLTGWPVITIVGGNVVYEQGKLNTEVRGKALQFEA from the coding sequence ATGACACAACTTCTTATTCGTCACGCTCGTATTCTCTTACCAGATGGTGAATTTTTCCTCGGAGATGTTCTCGTGAGACAGGGTAAGATCATCGAGGTTGCCTCAGAGATTTCCGAAACAAACCTTAATACCATCATAGACGCTAGAGGACTGACTTTGTTACCGGGAGTTATTGATCCACAAGTACATTTTCGGGAACCTGGATTAGAACACAAAGAAGACCTGTTTACGGCGAGTTGTGCTTGTGCTAGGGGAGGAGTAACTTCTTTCCTGGAAATGCCGAATACGCTGCCTTTAACCACCACTCAAGCCATATTAGATGATAAGTTAGATCTAGCGGCACAAAAATGTCTGGTCAATTATGGTTTTTTTATCGGTGCAACCCCTGATAATTTCCCTGACTTATTAACCGCTAATCCGACCTGTGGTATTAAAATTTTTATGGGGTCTGCTCATGGGGCCTTATTAGTGAGTCGAGAACAGGAATTAGAGCCAATTTTTGCCCAAGGAAGCCGTTTAATTGCGGTTCATGCGGAAGATCAAGCCAGAATTATACAACGTCGTCAGGAATTTGCGGGTATTACTGATCCTGCTATCCATTCGCAAATTCAGGATGAAACAGCGGCCCTAAATGCGACAAAATTAGCTTTAAAATTGTCGAAAAAGTATCAACGACGCTTACATATTTTACACCTTTCCACAGGGATAGAAGCGGAATTTTTGCGGCAAGATAAACCCAGTTGGGTGACAGCAGAAGTTACCCCCCAACATTTGCTATTAAATACAGATGCTTATGAAAAAATTGGCACTTTGGCCCAGATGAACCCACCTTTAAGATCTCCTGAAAACAATCAGATTTTGTGGCAAGCTTTATTAGATGGGGTGATTGATTTTATTGCCACAGATCATGCACCTCATACCTTAGAAGAAAAGGGGAAAGGTTATCCTAATACGCCTTCGGGAATGCCTGGAGTAGAGACTTCTTTGCCGTTAATGTTAACTCAAGCAATGACAGGAAAATGTACGGTTGCTCAAGTATCTCATTGGATGTCTACTGCACCAGCAAAGGCGTATAAAATTCCCAACAAAGGCTTAATTAAATCTGGTTATGATGCAGATTTGATCTTAGTTGATCTGGATAATTATCATCCGGTTTTACGGGAAGAATTACAAACTAAATGCGGTTGGAGTCCCTTTGAGGGGTGGAATTTAACGGGATGGCCAGTGATTACTATTGTGGGGGGCAATGTAGTTTATGAACAGGGTAAATTAAATACAGAAGTTAGGGGGAAAGCGTTACAATTTGAAGCGTAA